The following are encoded together in the Actinoplanes sp. N902-109 genome:
- a CDS encoding universal stress protein has product MSTSHLIVVGVDGSEGGRRALRWAAAEADARGGAVQAVIAWSWDGIDYTPVMAAGYPEQVRQESRKVLEAEVQRVVAERGSHLPIAMEVVEGEAAAALTTASRGADLLVLGSHGHSRLRHTVLGSVSEACIRRAACPVVVVPVPVPQTDAVNEPALRS; this is encoded by the coding sequence ATGAGCACCAGCCATCTCATCGTCGTCGGGGTCGACGGGTCCGAGGGTGGCCGCCGCGCGCTGCGCTGGGCCGCTGCGGAGGCCGACGCCCGCGGCGGCGCCGTGCAGGCCGTCATCGCGTGGTCCTGGGACGGCATCGACTACACACCGGTCATGGCGGCGGGCTATCCGGAGCAGGTCCGCCAGGAGTCCCGCAAGGTGCTGGAGGCCGAGGTCCAGCGGGTCGTGGCGGAACGCGGCTCGCACCTGCCGATCGCCATGGAGGTCGTCGAGGGCGAGGCGGCCGCAGCGCTCACCACCGCCAGCCGCGGGGCCGACCTGCTGGTGCTGGGCAGCCACGGGCACAGCCGGTTGCGCCACACCGTGCTCGGTTCGGTCAGCGAGGCCTGCATCCGCCGGGCGGCCTGCCCGGTGGTGGTCGTACCGGTGCCCGTGCCGCAGACCGACGCAGTGAACGAGCCGGCCCTGCGCTCCTGA
- a CDS encoding bacterial transcriptional activator domain-containing protein: MDVDHFEERAAQARTEERAGHTEAAVAAYEDLLGRYRGEFVVDGPYEEWAAPRRERLRLQHLDALDRLAQLHLDAGRCARAADLAQRLLAEDPCREHAHRLLMRCHSRRGLPHLALLQFRSCVRTLNRELRVEPAPETVALFRAIRRHDQV, encoded by the coding sequence GTGGACGTGGACCACTTCGAGGAGCGGGCGGCCCAGGCCCGCACCGAGGAGCGCGCCGGGCACACCGAGGCCGCCGTCGCGGCGTACGAGGACCTGCTCGGCCGCTATCGCGGCGAGTTCGTGGTGGACGGCCCGTACGAGGAGTGGGCCGCGCCCCGGCGTGAACGGCTGCGGCTGCAGCACCTGGACGCCCTCGACCGGCTGGCCCAGCTGCACCTGGACGCCGGTCGCTGCGCCCGCGCGGCCGATCTCGCGCAACGACTGCTGGCCGAGGACCCGTGCCGGGAGCACGCGCACCGGCTGCTGATGCGCTGTCACAGCCGGCGGGGGTTGCCGCACCTCGCGCTGCTGCAGTTCCGCTCCTGCGTGCGCACGCTCAACCGGGAGCTGAGGGTGGAACCGGCACCGGAGACCGTGGCGCTCTTCCGGGCGATCCGCCGTCACGACCAGGTCTGA
- a CDS encoding universal stress protein yields MTTLAGAPVVAGVDGSARSLAAVEAAASEAALRNRPLRLIHAFAWPPVPGQRRASAPVMTGGERSATSVRALEFAAETGLLAEWSAQAQLVEGDRGHGGFAGLLLGSVSQYLVHRAACPLVVVRAEPTA; encoded by the coding sequence ATGACCACGCTGGCCGGTGCCCCGGTGGTGGCCGGGGTCGACGGTTCGGCCCGCAGCCTGGCGGCGGTGGAGGCCGCCGCCAGCGAGGCCGCCCTGCGCAACCGGCCGCTGCGGCTGATCCACGCGTTCGCCTGGCCGCCGGTGCCCGGTCAGCGGAGGGCGAGCGCGCCGGTGATGACGGGCGGAGAACGCTCCGCCACGTCGGTGCGGGCGCTCGAGTTCGCTGCGGAAACCGGGCTGCTGGCCGAGTGGTCCGCGCAGGCCCAGCTGGTGGAGGGCGACCGCGGCCACGGCGGGTTCGCCGGCCTGCTGCTCGGCTCGGTCAGCCAGTATCTGGTCCATCGCGCCGCCTGCCCGCTGGTGGTCGTGCGCGCCGAGCCGACGGCCTGA
- a CDS encoding universal stress protein, translating into MDTVGPIRTVAPVVVGVDGVRNHLAAVELAAGEAERRHVPLLLVHVLAGESAQITTEAEGQKLLCAAADHVRAGTPGVPVGTELAWGNPGQVLVEWSRQARLIVVGHRDVIPVHARWGSTAAFLARRSACPVLVRRGGLPGRGPVVVVVQAAAGEQAAIGCAFHEAGRLNSRLVAVHVHTGAPGATPIDHVAERQEGRRFLAEALAGWAWTYPDVPVERVILDQADITYTMQRAARRSRLLVTGIGSDGGSTDLVYDPFGLVLSRQAACPVLLVPSVRRPAVVTVPAEALERQ; encoded by the coding sequence ATGGACACCGTCGGACCGATACGCACCGTAGCGCCGGTTGTCGTTGGTGTCGACGGCGTCCGCAACCACCTGGCCGCCGTCGAGCTGGCGGCGGGTGAAGCCGAGCGCCGGCACGTGCCGCTGCTCCTGGTGCACGTCCTGGCCGGGGAGAGCGCTCAGATCACCACCGAGGCGGAGGGGCAGAAGCTGTTGTGCGCCGCCGCGGACCATGTCCGGGCCGGCACCCCCGGCGTCCCCGTCGGCACCGAGCTGGCCTGGGGCAACCCGGGTCAGGTGCTGGTCGAGTGGTCGCGGCAGGCGCGGCTGATCGTGGTGGGCCACCGCGACGTCATCCCGGTGCACGCCCGGTGGGGCTCGACCGCGGCCTTCCTGGCCCGGCGCAGCGCCTGCCCGGTGCTGGTGCGCCGGGGCGGGTTGCCGGGCCGCGGGCCGGTGGTCGTGGTGGTGCAGGCCGCGGCCGGTGAGCAGGCTGCCATCGGCTGTGCGTTCCACGAGGCGGGACGGCTGAACAGCCGGCTCGTCGCGGTGCACGTGCACACCGGTGCGCCGGGGGCCACGCCGATCGACCACGTGGCGGAGCGCCAGGAGGGGCGACGCTTTCTGGCCGAGGCGCTGGCCGGATGGGCCTGGACCTATCCCGACGTGCCGGTGGAGCGGGTCATCCTGGATCAGGCGGACATCACGTACACGATGCAGCGCGCGGCCCGCCGCAGCCGGCTGCTCGTCACCGGCATCGGCAGCGACGGCGGGTCCACCGATCTGGTCTACGACCCGTTCGGGCTGGTGCTGTCGCGGCAGGCGGCCTGCCCGGTGCTGCTGGTGCCGTCGGTGCGGCGGCCGGCCGTGGTCACCGTACCGGCGGAAGCCTTGGAACGGCAGTGA
- a CDS encoding CBS domain-containing protein — protein MRARDIMSSPVHTVLQTASVESAAQLMAATAVTALPVVAATGGLVGMVSESDLLWHRVPADPTAHLRRYPDTDPVHRPGMVVEVMSPYPLTTTPETDVAEVAETMLDHDVRSMPVLQDGALVGIISRRDILRAMVRSDDVLAREVQHRLDEYSDGGRRWTVTVDQGVATVLGEYVNETERAVVTVLARTVPGVAAVQADTRAATP, from the coding sequence ATGCGCGCCAGGGACATCATGTCGAGCCCGGTCCACACGGTGCTGCAGACCGCGTCGGTGGAGAGCGCCGCACAGCTGATGGCAGCCACGGCGGTGACCGCGCTGCCGGTGGTGGCCGCCACGGGCGGGCTGGTCGGCATGGTGAGCGAGAGTGACCTGCTGTGGCACCGGGTGCCCGCGGACCCGACCGCGCACCTGCGGCGGTACCCCGACACCGACCCGGTGCACCGGCCGGGGATGGTGGTCGAGGTGATGTCGCCGTACCCGCTGACCACCACGCCGGAGACCGACGTGGCCGAGGTTGCCGAGACCATGCTGGACCACGACGTGCGCAGCATGCCGGTGCTCCAGGACGGCGCCCTGGTCGGGATCATCAGCCGGCGCGACATCCTGCGGGCGATGGTACGAAGTGACGACGTGCTCGCCCGTGAGGTCCAGCACCGCCTCGACGAGTACTCCGACGGCGGGCGCCGCTGGACGGTGACCGTCGACCAGGGCGTCGCCACGGTGCTGGGGGAGTACGTCAACGAGACCGAACGTGCCGTCGTGACGGTGCTCGCCCGTACCGTCCCCGGCGTCGCCGCCGTGCAGGCGGACACCAGAGCGGCAACGCCATGA
- a CDS encoding nitroreductase, giving the protein MVSTVTAPHRTVLTDCVRQAVQAPSLHNSQPWRFRLGRGRIDVYADRGRRLTVLDPAARELMMSVGAAVFTARLALRAAGFASVVDLFPDAAEPDLVARLTAVRQAPPTAVAQALAEAVGRRHTNRWPFIRAAVPARTVAALQDAARREGTELGLVGPEARHGVLDLARWADGRLRMMPGYRTELTRWVAGPPSRRDGVPAWAMGPDDPRAGVPVRHFAELLPFPLPVGHFETEPTVLLLSTGGDTVFEHIAAGQALQRVLLTATWLGLAAMPISQPLELSTTRDKLSGTGPGSTAQILLRVGYGRPVRATPRRPLEDVLLPTGGRATTEPPRPARPRRWRAR; this is encoded by the coding sequence ATGGTTTCCACTGTCACCGCACCGCACCGGACGGTCCTCACCGACTGCGTGCGCCAGGCCGTGCAGGCACCGTCCCTGCACAACAGCCAGCCGTGGCGCTTCCGCCTCGGGCGGGGCCGGATCGACGTGTACGCCGACCGGGGCCGCCGCCTCACGGTGCTGGACCCGGCGGCACGCGAGCTGATGATGAGCGTCGGTGCCGCCGTCTTCACCGCCCGGCTAGCGCTGCGGGCAGCCGGTTTCGCGTCGGTCGTGGACCTGTTCCCGGATGCCGCCGAGCCGGACCTGGTGGCCCGGCTGACCGCGGTACGCCAGGCCCCGCCGACGGCCGTGGCGCAGGCGCTGGCCGAGGCGGTCGGACGCCGGCACACCAACCGGTGGCCGTTCATCCGCGCGGCGGTGCCGGCCCGCACGGTGGCCGCGCTGCAGGACGCGGCCCGCCGTGAGGGCACGGAACTGGGCCTGGTGGGCCCGGAGGCCCGGCACGGGGTGCTCGACCTGGCCCGGTGGGCGGACGGGCGGCTGCGGATGATGCCGGGCTACCGCACCGAGCTGACCCGGTGGGTAGCCGGTCCGCCGTCCCGCCGCGACGGGGTGCCCGCCTGGGCCATGGGGCCGGACGACCCGCGGGCTGGTGTCCCGGTGCGGCACTTCGCCGAGCTGCTGCCGTTCCCGCTGCCGGTGGGCCACTTCGAGACCGAGCCGACGGTGCTGCTGCTGTCCACCGGCGGCGACACCGTCTTCGAGCACATCGCCGCGGGTCAGGCGTTGCAACGGGTGCTGCTCACCGCCACCTGGCTGGGCCTGGCCGCGATGCCGATCAGCCAGCCGCTGGAGCTGTCCACCACCCGCGACAAGCTGTCCGGTACCGGTCCGGGCAGCACCGCCCAGATCCTGCTACGGGTGGGGTACGGGCGCCCGGTGCGGGCGACACCGCGCCGGCCGTTGGAGGACGTGCTGCTGCCCACCGGCGGCCGGGCCACCACGGAACCGCCGCGTCCGGCCCGGCCCCGCCGCTGGCGCGCCCGCTGA
- a CDS encoding chemotaxis protein CheB: MADILTGTPRWPFPVVALAFSAGGLDALVRILAALPVPFPGAVVVLRHHAPQSPDVLAPLLTAGTGMPVGAARDGEKLRAGRGYVAPAGFHTLITPAGQFALLVSGERPPYRPSADLLLTSLALSAGRRAVAVVLSGYGSDGAVGASAVHRFGGVVIASNRDTSSVYAMPAATIARDHTTDHVLAVEDIAAALARVTAATAESGGEAVQGLVHQEGRPDEGLEHADHAGPEAVGRPDVVHESPDQPESVDGVAAVAHRRDRASFPVVHDPSPRLETP; the protein is encoded by the coding sequence GTGGCGGACATCCTGACCGGCACCCCGCGGTGGCCGTTCCCCGTCGTGGCTCTGGCCTTCTCGGCGGGTGGGCTGGACGCGCTGGTGCGCATCCTGGCGGCGCTGCCGGTGCCGTTCCCCGGGGCGGTTGTGGTGCTGCGCCACCACGCACCGCAATCCCCCGACGTGCTGGCCCCGCTGCTGACCGCAGGCACGGGCATGCCGGTGGGAGCGGCCCGGGACGGCGAGAAGCTGCGGGCCGGGCGCGGGTACGTCGCACCGGCCGGCTTCCACACCCTGATCACCCCGGCCGGGCAGTTCGCGTTGCTGGTGTCGGGGGAGCGGCCGCCCTACCGGCCGTCCGCGGATCTGCTGCTGACCAGCCTCGCGCTCAGCGCCGGCCGCCGGGCGGTCGCGGTGGTGCTGAGTGGCTACGGCAGCGACGGGGCGGTCGGGGCCTCGGCCGTGCACCGCTTCGGCGGCGTGGTGATCGCGAGCAACCGGGACACCTCGAGCGTGTACGCCATGCCGGCCGCGACCATCGCGCGCGACCACACCACCGATCACGTGCTCGCCGTCGAGGACATCGCCGCCGCCCTCGCGCGGGTGACCGCCGCGACGGCTGAGTCAGGCGGCGAGGCGGTGCAGGGCCTCGTACACCAGGAAGGCCGGCCAGACGAGGGCCTTGAGCACGCCGACCACGCCGGGCCAGAAGCTGTCGGCCGCCCGGATGTAGTACACGAGAGCCCCGATCAGCCCGAGTCCGTAGACGGCGTTGCCGCCGTGGCTCATCGGCGTGATCGCGCGTCGTTCCCGGTCGTTCATGATCCGTCTCCCCGGCTCGAAACACCCTGA
- the adhE gene encoding bifunctional acetaldehyde-CoA/alcohol dehydrogenase — protein sequence MARLATPSRLAPPRPARQGLSARLSTAPAAQDGGMGTAATMTTSIDTLVSNGLQALAEYAGFTQERVDAIVARASVAALHEHGRLAQLAIEDTGRGVFEDKAAKNMFAAERVAHSMAGVKTVGVIRRDEVNGIVEIADPVGVVAGITPVTNPTSTTIFKALLALKTRNPIVFAFHPGAQACSEAAARVVRDAAVAAGAPQHCVQWIAEPSLAATTELMRHPDIAVILATGGNGMVRAAYSAGKPALGVGAGNVPAYVHSSADVGRAVHDIVVSKTFDNGMICASEQAVILDETVYDRALAEFERLHAHLATAAEKQLLEQFLFPSGDALTTAAVGRSAQWIAQQAGFTVPKDTSVILAPVTEVGPAEPLTREKLCPVLALIRSAGAEQGLRYAEEMIEFHGLGHSAAVHSTDADFVTEFGRRVKAVRVIWNAPASQGGIGDIYNAYLPSMTLGCGSYGRTSVSGNVSAVDLINIKRIGRRTNTMQWFKIPPKIYFEPYSIRYLGDMPGVSRVSIVTDPAMTHLGYVDRISEVLRGRPEPVTIQVLDSIAAEPTMDEVQAGAAALRAFKPDTIIALGGGSPMDAAKVMWLLYEYPDAGFADMREKFSDIRKRAFRFSVPGKLARLVCIPTTSGTGAEVTPFAVITDPADGQKYPLADYALTPSVAIVDPALTAQLPPAVTADSGFDALTHATEAYVSVYASDFTDGLALHAIRLIFEHLERAVRSGGADPVAREKMHNAGTIAGLAFGNAFLGVVHAMAHTLGARFHLPHGRTNAILLPHVIRYNGTVPEKPTAWPKYERYTAPERYQDIARMLGLPAGTPEQAVESYATAVERLREAVGIPATLRAAGVPEDQFRAALPQQAMNAYLDQCAPANPRTPMIDEMQALMLRAYEG from the coding sequence ATGGCCCGGCTGGCCACACCGTCCAGACTCGCCCCGCCCCGGCCCGCACGGCAGGGACTTTCGGCCCGTCTCAGCACGGCCCCGGCCGCGCAGGATGGGGGCATGGGAACCGCAGCAACGATGACGACCAGTATCGACACCCTCGTCAGCAACGGTCTGCAGGCGCTCGCCGAGTACGCCGGCTTCACCCAGGAACGGGTCGACGCGATCGTCGCCCGGGCCTCCGTGGCGGCGCTGCACGAGCACGGCCGCCTGGCCCAGCTGGCGATCGAGGACACCGGCCGCGGCGTGTTCGAGGACAAGGCGGCCAAGAACATGTTCGCCGCCGAGCGAGTCGCGCACAGCATGGCGGGCGTCAAGACGGTGGGTGTGATCCGGCGCGACGAGGTCAACGGCATCGTCGAGATCGCCGACCCGGTGGGTGTGGTCGCCGGGATCACGCCCGTGACCAACCCGACCTCGACCACCATCTTCAAGGCGCTGCTGGCCCTCAAGACCCGCAACCCGATCGTCTTCGCGTTCCACCCGGGCGCGCAGGCGTGCAGTGAGGCTGCTGCGCGGGTGGTGCGGGACGCCGCAGTGGCCGCCGGTGCCCCGCAGCACTGTGTGCAGTGGATCGCCGAGCCCTCGCTGGCCGCCACCACCGAGCTCATGCGGCACCCCGACATCGCGGTCATCCTGGCCACCGGGGGCAACGGCATGGTGCGCGCGGCCTACTCGGCCGGCAAGCCCGCGCTGGGCGTGGGCGCCGGCAACGTTCCCGCGTACGTGCACAGCAGCGCCGACGTCGGCCGGGCGGTGCACGACATCGTGGTGTCCAAGACCTTCGACAACGGCATGATCTGCGCCTCCGAGCAGGCGGTCATCCTGGACGAGACGGTGTACGACCGGGCCCTGGCGGAGTTCGAACGGCTGCACGCCCATCTGGCCACCGCCGCCGAGAAGCAGCTGCTCGAGCAGTTCCTCTTCCCGTCCGGCGATGCGCTCACCACCGCGGCGGTCGGCCGGTCCGCGCAGTGGATAGCGCAGCAGGCCGGTTTCACCGTGCCGAAGGACACGTCGGTGATCCTGGCGCCGGTGACCGAGGTGGGCCCGGCCGAGCCGCTGACCCGCGAGAAGCTCTGCCCGGTGCTGGCCCTGATCCGCTCGGCCGGCGCCGAGCAGGGGCTGCGGTACGCCGAGGAGATGATCGAGTTCCACGGGCTGGGGCACAGCGCCGCCGTGCACAGCACCGACGCCGACTTCGTCACCGAGTTCGGCCGGCGGGTCAAGGCCGTACGGGTGATCTGGAACGCCCCGGCGTCGCAGGGCGGCATCGGCGACATCTACAACGCCTATCTGCCGTCGATGACCCTGGGCTGCGGCAGCTACGGGCGTACCTCGGTGTCCGGCAACGTCTCCGCCGTCGACCTGATCAACATCAAGCGGATCGGCCGGCGCACCAACACCATGCAGTGGTTCAAGATCCCGCCGAAGATCTACTTCGAGCCGTACTCGATCCGCTACCTCGGCGACATGCCCGGGGTGAGCCGGGTCAGCATCGTCACCGACCCGGCGATGACCCACCTCGGCTATGTCGACCGGATCAGCGAGGTCCTGCGGGGCCGGCCCGAGCCGGTGACCATCCAGGTGCTCGACTCCATCGCCGCCGAGCCCACCATGGACGAGGTACAGGCCGGCGCGGCGGCGTTGCGGGCGTTCAAGCCCGACACCATCATCGCGCTGGGTGGCGGCTCGCCCATGGACGCGGCCAAGGTGATGTGGCTGCTGTACGAATACCCGGACGCCGGGTTCGCCGACATGCGGGAGAAGTTCTCCGACATCCGCAAACGCGCGTTCCGGTTCTCCGTACCGGGGAAGCTGGCCCGGCTGGTGTGCATCCCGACCACCTCCGGTACGGGCGCGGAGGTCACCCCGTTCGCGGTGATCACCGACCCGGCCGACGGTCAGAAGTACCCGCTCGCCGACTACGCGCTCACCCCCAGCGTGGCCATCGTGGACCCGGCCCTGACCGCCCAGCTGCCCCCGGCGGTCACCGCGGACAGCGGCTTCGACGCGCTCACCCATGCCACCGAGGCGTACGTGTCGGTGTATGCCAGCGACTTCACCGACGGGCTGGCCCTGCACGCGATCCGGCTGATCTTCGAGCACCTGGAACGTGCGGTGCGGTCCGGCGGCGCCGACCCGGTGGCCCGGGAGAAGATGCACAACGCCGGTACGATCGCGGGCCTGGCGTTCGGCAACGCCTTCCTCGGCGTCGTGCACGCGATGGCACACACCCTGGGTGCCCGCTTCCACCTCCCGCACGGGCGCACCAATGCGATCTTGCTGCCGCATGTCATCCGGTACAACGGCACGGTACCCGAAAAGCCGACCGCATGGCCCAAGTACGAGCGGTACACCGCACCCGAGCGCTACCAGGACATCGCCCGGATGCTCGGGCTGCCGGCCGGGACGCCGGAGCAGGCGGTGGAGTCGTACGCGACCGCGGTGGAACGGCTGCGCGAGGCCGTCGGCATCCCGGCGACGCTGCGGGCCGCCGGCGTTCCGGAGGACCAGTTCCGCGCGGCGTTGCCGCAGCAGGCGATGAACGCCTATCTCGACCAGTGCGCCCCGGCGAACCCGCGGACCCCGATGATCGACGAGATGCAGGCGCTGATGCTGCGCGCCTACGAGGGTTGA
- the gap gene encoding type I glyceraldehyde-3-phosphate dehydrogenase, whose amino-acid sequence MTYRIAINGFGRIGRNYLRRLAGKDMANAGLQVVAINDLYDAATLAHLLEYDSTFGRLEAGVSHEDDKLIVGWHSIPTFTERSPEALPWSELGVDLVIESTGKLRTRDDAALHLKAGAGRVLISAPGKGVDATLVPGVNADSYDPVRHQIVSAASCTTNCVAPLVKVLHQAFTIERGYLTTVHAYTNDQNVLDAPHKDPRRARAAGVNIIPTSTGAAKAIGLVLPELAGRLDGVALRVPVVDGSISDLTLQFTRDVTAAHINEVVAAAAVPGQPMHGIIRWSEAPLVSTDIIGDPASCVFDSRLTQAEGKLAKVFGWYDNEWGYTNRLVDLTQQMAGR is encoded by the coding sequence ATGACGTACCGCATCGCCATCAACGGTTTCGGCCGGATCGGCCGCAACTATCTGCGCCGGCTGGCCGGGAAGGACATGGCCAACGCCGGTCTGCAGGTGGTCGCGATCAACGACCTGTACGACGCGGCCACGCTGGCGCATCTGCTCGAGTACGACTCCACGTTCGGGCGGCTGGAGGCCGGGGTGAGCCACGAGGACGACAAGCTGATCGTGGGCTGGCACTCCATCCCCACCTTCACCGAGCGCAGCCCGGAGGCGCTGCCGTGGAGCGAGCTGGGCGTGGACCTGGTCATCGAGTCGACCGGCAAGCTGCGCACCCGGGACGACGCCGCGCTGCACCTCAAGGCGGGGGCGGGCCGGGTGCTGATCTCCGCGCCGGGCAAGGGCGTCGACGCGACGCTGGTGCCCGGGGTGAACGCGGACAGCTACGACCCGGTGCGCCACCAGATCGTGTCCGCGGCGTCGTGCACCACCAACTGCGTCGCACCCCTGGTCAAGGTGCTGCACCAGGCGTTCACCATCGAGCGCGGCTACCTGACCACCGTGCACGCCTACACGAATGACCAGAACGTGCTGGACGCACCGCACAAGGACCCGCGCCGGGCCCGGGCGGCCGGGGTCAACATCATCCCGACCAGCACCGGCGCCGCGAAGGCGATCGGCCTGGTGCTGCCGGAGCTGGCCGGCCGGCTCGACGGTGTGGCGCTGCGGGTGCCCGTGGTGGACGGCTCGATCAGCGACCTGACCCTGCAGTTCACCCGCGACGTGACGGCGGCACACATCAACGAGGTGGTCGCGGCGGCCGCGGTGCCGGGTCAGCCCATGCACGGCATCATCCGCTGGTCGGAGGCTCCGCTGGTCTCCACGGACATCATCGGTGACCCGGCGTCCTGCGTGTTCGACTCGCGGCTGACCCAGGCCGAGGGCAAGCTCGCCAAGGTGTTCGGCTGGTACGACAACGAGTGGGGCTACACCAACCGCCTGGTCGACCTCACCCAGCAGATGGCAGGACGGTGA
- a CDS encoding universal stress protein: MTTRRIVVGFDRSPDAQVAAGWALDEAARTGAAVEFLYAYEWPLWAPAASLAPGPAVWPDNETDQAIRTTLRDAVAAARQTHPGVPTHVSIVNNRAALTLIGRSADAAMIVLGCRGHSAVSNLLGSVSVAVTAHARCPVVVVRGRPGPAAPVVVGVDDSPSAQLALAFAVEEAAARAVPLRAIRAFAPVTGLWEGTPMDTRAVTGAERQPFDELIAGWREKYPMLTVSAEALVQHPAATLVEAAATAQLLVVGSRGHGTVTGMLLGSVSQHLLRHAACTIAVVHDRQSLR, encoded by the coding sequence ATGACCACCCGAAGAATCGTCGTCGGCTTCGACCGCTCCCCCGACGCGCAGGTTGCCGCCGGGTGGGCCCTCGACGAAGCCGCCCGCACCGGCGCGGCGGTGGAATTCCTGTACGCCTACGAGTGGCCCCTGTGGGCACCGGCCGCGTCGCTGGCCCCGGGCCCCGCGGTGTGGCCGGACAACGAGACGGACCAGGCCATCCGGACCACCCTGCGGGATGCCGTCGCCGCGGCCCGGCAGACCCACCCGGGGGTGCCCACCCACGTCAGCATCGTCAACAACCGGGCCGCGCTCACCCTGATCGGCCGGTCGGCCGATGCCGCGATGATCGTGCTCGGCTGCCGCGGGCACAGCGCGGTGAGCAATCTGCTCGGTTCGGTAAGCGTCGCCGTGACCGCCCACGCCCGCTGTCCGGTTGTGGTGGTCCGGGGCCGCCCCGGTCCGGCCGCCCCGGTGGTGGTGGGCGTGGACGACTCGCCCTCGGCACAGCTCGCCCTGGCCTTCGCCGTCGAGGAGGCGGCCGCCCGGGCCGTGCCGCTGCGCGCGATCCGCGCGTTCGCGCCGGTGACCGGACTGTGGGAGGGCACCCCGATGGACACCCGGGCGGTGACCGGGGCCGAACGGCAGCCGTTCGACGAGCTGATCGCCGGCTGGCGGGAGAAGTACCCGATGCTGACCGTCTCGGCCGAGGCGCTGGTGCAGCATCCGGCGGCGACGCTGGTCGAGGCCGCTGCCACCGCCCAGCTGCTCGTGGTGGGCAGCCGCGGGCACGGCACCGTGACCGGCATGCTGCTCGGTTCGGTCAGCCAGCATCTGCTGCGCCACGCCGCCTGCACGATCGCCGTGGTGCACGACCGGCAGTCGCTGCGCTGA
- a CDS encoding DoxX family protein, with the protein MTTIGRGHAAHLEKTEAPGHMLTTTAAKALAVFRISLGFVFLWAFLDKTFGLHYSTVGERAWVNGGSPTKGFLSSVDLGPFQGTFHNIAGDAWADWLFMLGLLGIGVALILGIGMRLAAGAAVLMMALMWFAEYPLAQHTSAGKPSGSTNPITDYHFIYAAGAIVTALTYAGHTWGFGKQWAQLPFVQRNRWLI; encoded by the coding sequence ATGACCACCATCGGCCGCGGCCACGCCGCGCACCTGGAGAAGACCGAGGCCCCGGGCCACATGCTCACCACCACCGCCGCCAAGGCGCTGGCCGTGTTCCGTATCTCGCTCGGCTTCGTGTTCCTCTGGGCGTTCCTGGACAAGACGTTCGGCTTGCACTACAGCACCGTCGGCGAACGCGCCTGGGTCAACGGCGGATCACCCACCAAGGGCTTCCTGTCCAGCGTCGACCTCGGGCCGTTCCAGGGCACCTTCCACAACATCGCCGGGGACGCCTGGGCCGACTGGCTGTTCATGCTCGGTCTGCTCGGCATCGGTGTCGCGCTGATCCTCGGCATCGGCATGCGTCTGGCCGCGGGCGCCGCCGTGCTGATGATGGCCCTGATGTGGTTCGCCGAGTACCCGCTCGCCCAGCACACCAGCGCCGGCAAGCCCAGCGGCTCGACCAACCCAATCACCGACTACCACTTCATCTACGCCGCCGGTGCCATCGTCACGGCGCTGACCTACGCCGGGCACACCTGGGGATTCGGCAAGCAGTGGGCGCAACTGCCCTTCGTGCAGCGCAACCGCTGGCTCATCTGA